Genomic DNA from Marnyiella aurantia:
GATGATCGGAAAGTTTTTCAACTATTAAGTTAACAATTTCGTTAGCTTGTTGATATAGGTCCTTTGTAGGATCAAAGCTTAAACGTCCTAACTTTTGAGTTTCATCAAATAATCCAGAATTATTGTCGGAGTACCAAATGGGTATTATTGAATTAGTACCAAATCTTTCTTTAAAATTATCTGATTCGAATTACCCTACTGTCGCACGAATCCTTTCGTGTGGCTATTAAGATAATGTTTTTTGTATTATTTATAAATAAACATTTCCGGAGTCCATTGCACCATTACCTTGTTGCTCTGGATTTTACCATAGAATGGGGTGTAAAATTCACCATTTAACTTAATCCTTTTGCCAAACTTAGCCACAGCTTTCTTGCTGATACATATAGATAAATCTAAATCGTAAAGAATATAAGGGGTTATATAGAATAATTCATGATATAGTATTTTATTATTAAAATTGATCGGATTGAAATGAAGTTCATATGTTATTCTTTCTTTTGGTTTTAACCCTATAAAGATATCATTCATTCGCTTAACACGGGAACTCGCTGCGTCAATCTGGTTAAACGTTTCACTGTTTCCACTCGCAAATTGATAATCGTACTCTAAATATTTGTAATTGCCCAGATTCTTAAGATTAACGGTAGGCAATAATGCGGTCTCAACTGTTTCACTGCAAATTCCAGGACCGTTCCCCCGAACATCGGATCTGTCGATAGGTATTGCGTAAGATTCGTTTGAATTATTTATTAATTCAATATTCATCTTCTTGTGCATACCTGTAGTATCTGTAATTCTGATTGTAATAGAAATCTGCGCGGCTAACATATTAAAACAAAAGAATGTGAAAGCGAAAAAGAATTTTTCCATCATTTTATTCACGATTTTAAAAGTTTTGTAATATTTCACTATAGTTCTAATGATTGAGCTCCTAAGTGAGAATTTTACGGATTCGACAGATCAATATATTTCCACATACGAGACAATAAACTTATAGACCTTGTATGGAGATGCTTATGCAGAATATTTGACCATTCTCTTCATGGAAAGCAGGATTTTAAATTAAAACATCCTGCATTTAGCTAAACTACACAAATACTTTTGACCCCGAAAGTGCTGAGTATGAAACCGGACCCAAATCCCGCATTTTCCCTACTTTTGCCGCATGGATCACCAGACCACCTTTAATTACTTAAAACGCTTCCTGACCGATGAAAGGTTGGCGAAAATTGAAAGTTATGCCCCCGAAAGTTCGGATTTTGTGCTGCCCGTGATGGAAGACATCTTTCAGTTCCGCAATGCTGCGGCTATTGTGCGTTCCGTGGAGGCCTGCGGTTTCCATAAAATTGTGGCCATGGAAAGTGAAAACGAATTCAACCCTTATCTGAAGGTCACCAAAGGTGCCGAAACCTGGGTGGAGGTGCAGAAGATGCCACACACGCTGGAATCGCTGCAGGAAATTAAAAACCGCGGGTATAAGATTTTGGCGGTCTCACCGGAGAAGAACGCTACCATGTTACCGGATTACGACCTCACCGAACCCGTAGCGCTGGTTTTCGGCACCGAAAAAGAAGGTGTCACCGACGAGATCCTCGATTTTGCAGATGAAACGCTCGCGATTCCCATGTATGGTTTTACAAAAAGCTTCAATGTTTCGGTGGCGGCCGCCATCTGCTTCTACGAACTCAGGCAGAAACTCATCAAATCAGATATGGATTATAAACTCACCGGCGAAAAACTCTGGGAACTTAAAGTCCGCTGGGCTAAAAATTCAATCCCGCGCGGCGAGGAAGTCCTGAACAGTTACCTGAAATCCCTGAAAAGCCAGTCCTGACATTAGCTTTCATCAAAATAACAAATGCTCCGAAGTCTGAACTCCGGAGCATTTTTGTGGGGAATAGCTCTGTTATTTCATTTGGTAAAGCGTATTGCTGCCGCTGCCCAAAACGGTGGTTGGCATTACCCCGTCCCATTTCAGCACTCGCTGATATTCTACGTAGGTGGAGGTAATTTCCTGCTGCTTCAGGCTGATGGCCTTGGCATCGGCCTGAGCGCGGATTACGATGGACGCTGAATCCCCTTTTGCCAGTTGGATTTTCCTTTGGGCATCAGCCTGAGCTACGCGCGCCTGAGCTTCGGCTTTAATTGCATCGGCATCGGCAGTGGCCTTGTCTTCAATGGACTGACGGATGGCTTTTGGCGGCTGGATATTGGTCTTCAGCTGCGATACCAAAAACCATTTCCCGATTCTTTTGTTCACCTCCGATAAAATCTCGGCTTCGTAAGTTTCTCTGTTGTTGAAGAGGTAATCGATCGAGTGTCTGTTGGCCACATCATTGATCGCACCGATGATGGCGTTGTTCAGCCAGCCTTCCTGGATAGCCTCCAGTCCCCCTTTGGTGTAGGTGGAACGCAGATTCGTAAACATATCCGCCGCGGTACTTTCCTTCACCGAGTAATTAAAGGAAGGTTTGATGGGGCAGGGGAAACCGCCTTTGGCAACGATAATGGATTCCGGATACTCAATATGGCGCTGGTCCAGCGGTATTTCCTGGATTTCCTGAGTATATTTGTTGTAGAATACGACTCCGGAAACTTCTTCGGTGTACGAAACGCCACGTTTGTCGCCCAGGAGGTTAATAAGTAAACCTTTGTGGCCTACGCTGATGACGTCGTAGTTCATAGGCTGCAGAAGTGCTGCTACAATAGCTACAAAAATAAAGGTGGCCGGTTGCCACTTCATGCCGTTCGGTTGTCGCTTCCCGTTTTTGTCCGGCTCGGAATAGGTGAGGAGATCCAGCTTGCGCGTGAAGATTCCGATAATGACAGCTAGTGCAATAAGCATCAAAAGTAAAAATGTTAATGACATATAGTTTGTTTTTAATGGTTTTGATTAATAATAGGGAATTTTCTTTAAAAATGCAAGAAAACGTATTAAAAAACTATTAAAAACTGTTAATTTGTCATTATTGGATAAGTTGATATGGACTTATACAGTTTATAATCAAACTTATAGGCTTCTACCGGATCGGTTCTCTTTTGTGTACGAATTTCTGCTTCAGTAAAATGCAGATAATTCCCACGACGATGATTGCGGCTACATCCAACAGGAAGCGCTTGCTGAAACTGCCTACGAAATCCCAGTTCTGCAGGTACACCGAAATTCCCATTGCCGCGGCGGCGGGAATGATGATGAGTACGATGAGCGGTCCCGCAATGACGTTTGTTCGGTAAGAGAGGTACATAATGATGCTGGCGGTGGCAGCGGCTACGGAGAGTATAACATCCTTCAGTCTTAAATGCAGCATACCCTCGGTGGCTTTATTATGGATGAAATCTGATTCTGTAGCCATCCCGAAGTTCACAAGCGCCATAAAGGTGAGCGCCGATCCGGCAGTGAGCGCCAGGTATCCGAGTACAGTGGCTTTAAGGCCTGTCCACAGCACATCTGCTTTCTTCAGTGCGATTCCCAGCGGAATTTTTGCCAGAGGTTCCATCCCGGGCGCAATAATGGACGCAGCGACAAATGCCATCACAAGGTCATGGATTTCCGAAATAAATCCGATGGAGGCTATGATGCCGCCCACAAACATCAGGATGAGGTAATTGGTAGTTGTGCGGCCGTTATGTCTTAGACCGGTTTCCATTTCCTCCCAGATGGCTTCGTCCACATCGTGGTTTATTTCCTTCTGTTTTGAATGATGGCTCAGGCTGGCTACTTCTGAAGTAGCGATGGAAAATTCGCGGCCTTCGGTATGCTCCGCAATCATTTTTAATACATCGTCGGCGCCGCGGTTCAGAACATGAACCGTGAGTGTATCGCCTACGGGCTTCAGGGAGGTATTGGTATGTACAGAAAGATGGATCACATTGGGATTTTCCACCAAAGCCCTGCTTATGGCCGCAGTGGTTTCGGATGGGATGGAGGCTTCAATGGTTCTGTGCATACGCTGAAATTTGATGGTTAGTGAAATTGAACCCTGAAAAGGGATATTTCAAAACAACAAAAAACGCTCCGAAAAACGGAGCGCAGATTTCTCTAGGAAACTATTAGAAGTTCATGAACAGTTTGGGATTCACCGGAGTGTTGTTTTTGTGAACCTCGTAATGAAGGTGCGGACCGGTGGACCGGCCACTGTTTCCGGACTTGGCAATTACATGGTTTACCTTTACTTTGTCGTTGGTGCGCACCAGAACTTCTGCAAGGTGAGCGTAGAGCGTGGCCAGACCGTTACCGTGTGAAACGATGACACAGTTGCCGTAGCCGCCTTTCTGTCCCGCGAAGATCACGGTGCCGGCTGCAGTACATCTTACATCGCTGCCATAGGCAACGGCGATGTCCATTCCTTTATGAAACTGGATCTGATCTGCTTCCACCGGAGCATTATTTACTTCGCGAACGGTGGCTTTCTTTGCAGATGCAGGTGCGCTTATATTTGCGGCAGATGACCCTGACGTCGCGGGTACGGTTACATTCGCATATACCGGAACTGTTTTCTTGCTGATGTTGCCCAGGCTGTCTTTCTCCTCAACTATCTTTACCGAAACCACACGGCGTT
This window encodes:
- a CDS encoding TrmH family RNA methyltransferase yields the protein MDHQTTFNYLKRFLTDERLAKIESYAPESSDFVLPVMEDIFQFRNAAAIVRSVEACGFHKIVAMESENEFNPYLKVTKGAETWVEVQKMPHTLESLQEIKNRGYKILAVSPEKNATMLPDYDLTEPVALVFGTEKEGVTDEILDFADETLAIPMYGFTKSFNVSVAAAICFYELRQKLIKSDMDYKLTGEKLWELKVRWAKNSIPRGEEVLNSYLKSLKSQS
- a CDS encoding SPFH domain-containing protein, whose amino-acid sequence is MSLTFLLLMLIALAVIIGIFTRKLDLLTYSEPDKNGKRQPNGMKWQPATFIFVAIVAALLQPMNYDVISVGHKGLLINLLGDKRGVSYTEEVSGVVFYNKYTQEIQEIPLDQRHIEYPESIIVAKGGFPCPIKPSFNYSVKESTAADMFTNLRSTYTKGGLEAIQEGWLNNAIIGAINDVANRHSIDYLFNNRETYEAEILSEVNKRIGKWFLVSQLKTNIQPPKAIRQSIEDKATADADAIKAEAQARVAQADAQRKIQLAKGDSASIVIRAQADAKAISLKQQEITSTYVEYQRVLKWDGVMPTTVLGSGSNTLYQMK
- a CDS encoding DUF389 domain-containing protein translates to MHRTIEASIPSETTAAISRALVENPNVIHLSVHTNTSLKPVGDTLTVHVLNRGADDVLKMIAEHTEGREFSIATSEVASLSHHSKQKEINHDVDEAIWEEMETGLRHNGRTTTNYLILMFVGGIIASIGFISEIHDLVMAFVAASIIAPGMEPLAKIPLGIALKKADVLWTGLKATVLGYLALTAGSALTFMALVNFGMATESDFIHNKATEGMLHLRLKDVILSVAAATASIIMYLSYRTNVIAGPLIVLIIIPAAAAMGISVYLQNWDFVGSFSKRFLLDVAAIIVVGIICILLKQKFVHKREPIR